The proteins below come from a single Novipirellula artificiosorum genomic window:
- the asnB gene encoding asparagine synthase (glutamine-hydrolyzing) encodes MCGITGAVWLPNSPPVDSADFDRMTDTLAHRGPDGRGVYRDDFDDGSGVLLGHRRLSIIDLGGGAQPMCNEDESVWISFNGEIYNYRELRPGLEQQGHRFRTNSDTETIVHLYEQYGDDFVTHLRGMFAIAIWDKRRRRLVLARDRLGQKPLVYCHQADRLLFASEIKAIKAISHVPLRIRNQAVDEYLTYGYIPHPGTIYDSIQKLPPAHIAVFESGRLTTSCYWNPELCPDETASTLELQEQLTCVLSDSVRLRMRSDVPLGAFLSGGIDSTIITGLMQKHAAQPTNTYTIGFPVDEFDETEYAHAAAEYLKTNHCAMEVTPNSLDLLEKLVWLFDEPYSDSSAVPTYYLSQMTRQHVKVSLTGDGGDELFAGYDRYQTVDRLRYFDRLPRPMKALLTGPWRYLIPGGGQKTVRQRLKHRLDILREPADQRYAQWLTGFPPSRRDSLYRPEFRDQVSADASLSFVANLMRRSSSLTPGMQAMRTDLRSYLPCDLLSKVDITSMAHGLECRSPFLDHHVVELAGRFSFAALSQPGKIKPMLTQTFLEMIPPSLRRRPKMGFSVPLDRWFRDDLKGFAREMLMSSDAFCHSFFEPSAVESILHEHQAGHWGHGDRIWSLLFLELWGRNT; translated from the coding sequence ATGTGTGGTATCACCGGCGCCGTTTGGTTGCCTAATAGCCCTCCCGTCGATTCGGCTGATTTCGATCGGATGACGGACACGCTTGCTCATCGCGGGCCCGATGGTCGCGGTGTGTATCGCGATGATTTCGACGATGGATCTGGAGTGCTGCTCGGCCATCGTCGTTTGTCGATCATCGATCTTGGTGGCGGTGCGCAACCGATGTGCAACGAAGACGAATCGGTCTGGATATCGTTCAATGGCGAGATTTACAATTACCGGGAATTAAGGCCGGGACTCGAGCAACAGGGGCATCGATTTCGAACGAATTCGGATACGGAAACCATTGTCCATTTGTATGAGCAGTACGGGGACGATTTTGTCACCCACTTGCGAGGCATGTTCGCGATTGCCATTTGGGACAAACGGCGGCGTCGCTTGGTGCTAGCTCGTGACCGACTTGGACAGAAGCCGCTGGTTTATTGCCATCAAGCGGATCGTTTGCTATTCGCCAGTGAGATTAAGGCGATCAAGGCGATCTCCCATGTTCCGCTGAGAATTCGAAATCAAGCGGTCGATGAATACTTGACCTATGGCTATATCCCGCACCCGGGAACGATCTACGATTCGATCCAAAAGTTGCCGCCAGCACATATTGCGGTTTTTGAGTCTGGACGCCTGACAACATCGTGCTATTGGAATCCCGAGCTTTGTCCTGATGAAACAGCGTCGACTTTGGAGCTGCAAGAGCAACTAACGTGCGTGCTCAGTGACTCGGTGCGGCTGCGCATGCGCAGCGACGTCCCATTGGGTGCGTTTTTATCAGGCGGAATTGACTCGACGATCATTACCGGATTGATGCAGAAACATGCGGCTCAGCCGACCAATACTTACACGATCGGGTTTCCGGTCGATGAGTTTGATGAGACCGAGTATGCCCACGCTGCAGCGGAGTATCTGAAGACAAATCATTGTGCGATGGAAGTCACCCCAAACTCGCTGGACCTTCTGGAGAAGTTGGTCTGGCTGTTTGACGAACCGTACTCGGACAGTAGTGCGGTGCCGACCTACTACCTGTCACAAATGACTCGGCAACATGTAAAAGTTTCCCTGACCGGCGACGGCGGCGACGAATTATTCGCTGGCTACGATCGCTATCAAACGGTGGATCGACTAAGGTATTTCGATCGTTTGCCGAGACCCATGAAGGCATTGTTGACAGGTCCGTGGCGTTATTTGATTCCTGGCGGTGGGCAAAAGACGGTGCGCCAACGACTAAAGCATCGTTTAGATATCTTGCGAGAGCCAGCGGATCAGCGCTATGCACAGTGGCTAACTGGTTTCCCACCATCTCGCCGTGATTCGCTGTATCGCCCCGAGTTTCGTGATCAGGTTTCTGCGGATGCATCACTTTCGTTCGTTGCCAATTTGATGCGACGATCTTCATCCTTGACGCCTGGCATGCAAGCGATGCGGACCGATTTGCGTTCGTATTTACCATGTGATTTGTTATCGAAAGTCGATATTACCAGCATGGCCCATGGGTTGGAATGCCGCAGTCCGTTCTTGGATCATCATGTCGTCGAGTTGGCTGGGCGGTTCTCGTTCGCTGCGTTGTCACAGCCTGGCAAGATCAAACCGATGCTAACGCAAACGTTTCTTGAAATGATTCCGCCATCATTGAGAAGGCGGCCGAAGATGGGCTTCAGTGTTCCGCTGGACCGATGGTTCCGAGACGACCTGAAGGGCTTTGCTCGCGAGATGCTGATGTCGTCGGATGCGTTTTGTCATTCGTTCTTTGAGCCAAGTGCAGTCGAGTCCATATTACACGAACATCAAGCAGGCCACTGGGGCCACGGTGACCGGATCTGGAGT